The proteins below come from a single Dermatophilaceae bacterium Soc4.6 genomic window:
- a CDS encoding ATP-binding protein, translating into MMGSWDLEMGFPTGKTFETWDPQVSSIPAPTQQALRTWEWVHRRENLVVCGPSGTGKTFLLEALGQQAVEQGLKVAWFTLEDLGILLRRHRADDTVTRAIARVLRADLVVVDDIGLLPVAHDAAEGLYRLVDAAYEKRSIAISSNLHPASFDELMPKTLATATVDRLLHHAHICQTSGDSVRLTQALAGQGVNP; encoded by the coding sequence ATGATGGGGTCATGGGACCTCGAGATGGGGTTCCCCACCGGCAAGACTTTCGAGACGTGGGACCCGCAGGTCTCCTCGATCCCGGCCCCGACCCAGCAGGCCCTACGGACCTGGGAGTGGGTCCACCGCCGGGAGAACCTCGTCGTGTGCGGCCCATCGGGCACGGGCAAGACGTTCCTGCTCGAGGCCCTCGGGCAGCAGGCCGTCGAGCAAGGCCTGAAGGTCGCGTGGTTCACCCTCGAGGACCTGGGGATCCTGCTGCGCCGTCACCGCGCCGACGACACCGTCACCCGCGCCATCGCCCGCGTCCTGCGAGCGGATCTCGTCGTGGTCGACGACATCGGCCTGCTCCCCGTGGCCCACGACGCCGCCGAGGGCCTGTACCGCCTCGTCGATGCCGCGTACGAGAAGCGGTCCATCGCGATCAGCTCCAACCTGCACCCGGCTTCGTTCGACGAGCTGATGCCCAAGACCCTCGCGACCGCGACCGTCGACCGGCTCCTGCACCACGCCCACATCTGTCAGACCAGCGGCGACAGCGTCCGACTGACCCAAGCCCTCGCCGGCCAGGGGGTGAACCCTTGA
- a CDS encoding RNA polymerase sigma factor, with product MTVLTSKPRLSENLLACDGHASGPVCDDRRLPSAPPTRVQHHLSTGEVQVPPQVPTEEVLVRDAALGDTDAFSLIAAQHGAGMFRYALRMLDGDLHDAEDAVQEALIDAWVNLPKFRGESALGTWLFRLTANRVLASRRRRRPVPVDHYLLSTTPDEGHRGPGAQVQHGELWETLDLALTELPWRQRASWLLREVEGLSYDDIANILETTPTVVRGQLHRARRSLAIRMEQWR from the coding sequence GTGACGGTGTTGACGTCCAAGCCGCGCCTGTCCGAGAACCTCCTCGCGTGCGACGGGCACGCCTCCGGGCCAGTATGTGATGACCGACGCCTACCCTCCGCGCCACCGACCCGAGTCCAGCACCATCTCTCAACTGGGGAGGTACAGGTGCCACCACAGGTTCCGACGGAGGAAGTGCTCGTTCGTGACGCGGCGTTGGGGGACACCGACGCGTTCTCTTTGATTGCGGCTCAACACGGGGCCGGCATGTTCCGGTACGCCCTACGGATGCTGGACGGGGACCTGCATGACGCGGAGGACGCTGTGCAGGAGGCCCTGATCGATGCCTGGGTCAATCTGCCGAAGTTCCGCGGTGAGTCGGCCCTAGGTACGTGGCTCTTCCGCCTCACAGCCAATCGTGTGCTGGCCTCCCGGCGACGACGCCGGCCCGTTCCCGTGGACCACTACCTCCTGAGCACCACCCCGGACGAGGGGCATCGGGGGCCAGGGGCGCAGGTGCAGCATGGTGAGCTGTGGGAGACGCTGGACCTAGCCCTTACTGAGCTGCCTTGGCGGCAACGCGCATCATGGTTACTGCGAGAGGTGGAAGGACTGAGCTACGACGACATCGCGAACATCCTGGAAACAACCCCGACCGTGGTCCGAGGTCAGCTCCACCGGGCCCGCCGGAGCCTCGCGATCCGCATGGAGCAGTGGCGATGA
- a CDS encoding PRC-barrel domain-containing protein, whose product MLYSQLVGTVLYGGDGIRVGQVRRVLLDEITGRPEWVVVSTGALGARQRLVPIMTADLQPGGIRVPYPAAVVLAAPRFDPRDAAPSQGCEEELYRHYAMDGTDGLDGTGSTDRGQESASFAGFDSNLAASNGVGASASTLPAPDHSPDSAGWDLGKLRKLLDLAFAYPQHQPPGRTGETFLVDAAETSIESDDGRVPE is encoded by the coding sequence ATGCTGTATTCGCAGCTGGTCGGTACGGTCCTGTATGGAGGCGACGGCATCCGGGTCGGACAGGTTCGTCGGGTCCTGCTGGACGAGATCACCGGCCGACCCGAATGGGTCGTGGTGTCGACGGGAGCGCTGGGAGCACGGCAGCGTCTGGTACCGATCATGACCGCCGACCTGCAGCCTGGCGGGATACGAGTGCCGTATCCCGCGGCCGTGGTGCTCGCAGCACCCCGGTTCGACCCTCGAGACGCTGCTCCCAGCCAGGGCTGCGAGGAGGAGTTGTACCGCCACTACGCCATGGACGGCACGGACGGTTTGGACGGCACGGGCAGCACGGACAGGGGACAGGAGTCTGCCTCCTTTGCCGGCTTCGACAGCAATCTCGCTGCGAGCAATGGCGTTGGGGCTTCGGCCTCGACGCTGCCCGCCCCCGACCACAGCCCGGACTCGGCGGGGTGGGATCTGGGGAAGCTGCGGAAGCTGCTTGACCTGGCCTTCGCCTACCCGCAGCACCAGCCGCCAGGGCGTACGGGCGAGACATTTCTGGTCGACGCTGCTGAGACCTCGATCGAGTCCGACGACGGAAGGGTTCCCGAATGA
- a CDS encoding IS1380 family transposase — protein sequence MQACHNISASFDDPNLIGAAGLVPVMRLAERAGLQQLLENRLTVPSPNAGTKAGCVVAGMIAGADSIDDLDVLRHGAMAKVLTGVRAPSTVGTFLRAFTFGHVRQLDAVFSQVLAGLTGVVPRLLAGTEAMAFIDIDDTIREVHGYKKQGVAYGYSGVKGLNAQLAVLSSPTCAPLIAASRLRKGNTISGKGGSKLVGDAIATARRAGVGGQVMVRADSGYYRRDLITAAIRAKAWFSVTVRRNSAVVKAIDAIPEEAWTTIKYPRAIWDQDEKRWISEAQVAETWFTAFTSAKKAQQVPCRLVVRRVERLNNTAAAAGQDELFPTWRHHGFVTNSTLNVVDADETHRDHAIVEQVIAELKSGALAHAPSGKFDANAAWLALACLAFNLLRAAGVAASARHAKARWSTLRTHLVTVPARVASSARRLTLHLPTNWPWAHAWDNLWATATS from the coding sequence ATGCAAGCCTGCCACAACATCTCCGCCTCGTTCGATGACCCCAACCTGATCGGTGCGGCGGGTCTGGTCCCGGTCATGCGGTTGGCCGAACGGGCCGGGCTGCAGCAGCTCCTGGAGAACCGGTTGACGGTGCCCTCCCCGAACGCCGGCACCAAGGCCGGGTGCGTGGTCGCGGGCATGATCGCCGGCGCCGACTCGATCGATGACCTCGACGTGCTGCGCCACGGCGCGATGGCCAAGGTCCTGACCGGGGTGCGGGCGCCGTCAACGGTCGGGACGTTCCTGCGCGCCTTCACCTTCGGGCACGTCCGGCAGCTCGACGCGGTCTTCTCCCAGGTGCTGGCCGGGTTGACGGGTGTCGTGCCGCGGCTGCTGGCCGGGACCGAGGCCATGGCGTTTATCGACATCGACGACACGATCCGCGAGGTCCACGGCTACAAGAAGCAAGGCGTCGCGTACGGGTACTCCGGCGTCAAGGGGTTGAACGCGCAGCTCGCGGTCCTGTCCTCGCCGACCTGCGCCCCGCTCATCGCGGCCTCGCGGCTGCGGAAGGGCAACACGATCTCGGGCAAGGGCGGGTCGAAGCTGGTCGGGGACGCGATCGCGACCGCCCGCCGGGCCGGCGTTGGAGGGCAGGTCATGGTCCGAGCCGACTCCGGGTACTACCGCCGCGACCTCATCACCGCCGCGATCCGGGCCAAGGCCTGGTTCTCCGTCACCGTCCGCCGCAACTCCGCAGTCGTGAAGGCGATCGACGCCATCCCCGAGGAAGCGTGGACCACGATCAAGTACCCGAGGGCGATCTGGGATCAGGACGAGAAGCGGTGGATCTCCGAAGCGCAGGTCGCCGAGACCTGGTTCACCGCGTTCACGTCGGCCAAGAAGGCGCAGCAGGTCCCGTGCCGGCTCGTGGTCCGCCGGGTCGAGCGCCTGAACAACACGGCCGCGGCCGCGGGTCAGGACGAGCTGTTCCCGACCTGGCGTCACCACGGGTTCGTCACGAACTCGACCCTGAACGTGGTCGACGCGGACGAGACCCACCGTGACCACGCGATCGTCGAGCAGGTCATCGCCGAGCTCAAGAGCGGGGCCCTGGCCCACGCCCCGTCCGGGAAGTTCGACGCCAACGCGGCCTGGCTGGCCCTGGCGTGCCTCGCGTTCAACCTCCTGCGCGCTGCGGGCGTGGCCGCCTCGGCCCGCCACGCGAAGGCCCGATGGTCGACGCTGCGCACCCACTTGGTCACGGTCCCCGCCCGGGTCGCGTCCTCGGCCCGACGGCTGACGCTGCACCTGCCGACGAACTGGCCCTGGGCCCACGCGTGGGACAACCTCTGGGCCACCGCCACCTCCTGA
- a CDS encoding aquaporin, producing the protein MTTPPPHLAQHQPDTRRGRSKVGEGARAAGGRRRPGFHPDTALRAGAAEAVGTFFLIYTGTATAAAGALGKATAGSPPDSLAVALAFGLVLVAMVGALGQVSGAHLNGAVTIGLAVAGKFPWRYVPTYLLSQLAGAIAGAGATWLTFGSVARDQAHLGATVPSAGVSDGRAFIVEVLITFLLVFVVTAVATDTRVPAALAAPSIGFALVAAVLIGGGITGGAVNPDRALGPAIMAGTYDSLWLYVVADIIGGVVAALLYVHGVGIATAPTVEAADVSHETEKGDWSDGDEETGAGNRNVQSATH; encoded by the coding sequence ATGACCACGCCACCGCCTCACCTCGCACAGCACCAGCCGGATACTCGCAGAGGAAGAAGCAAGGTCGGTGAAGGCGCACGCGCCGCCGGGGGGCGACGACGTCCCGGCTTCCACCCCGACACCGCACTGCGGGCGGGCGCCGCGGAAGCCGTCGGGACGTTCTTCTTGATCTACACCGGCACCGCAACCGCCGCCGCCGGGGCACTCGGAAAAGCGACCGCGGGGTCCCCGCCGGACTCTCTCGCCGTCGCTCTCGCGTTCGGTCTCGTCCTCGTGGCCATGGTCGGGGCCCTGGGGCAGGTCTCCGGCGCCCACCTCAACGGGGCGGTCACCATCGGACTCGCCGTCGCCGGCAAGTTTCCCTGGCGCTACGTGCCCACCTACCTGCTCTCCCAGCTCGCTGGCGCCATTGCCGGGGCCGGCGCCACCTGGCTGACCTTTGGATCCGTCGCCCGCGACCAAGCCCACCTCGGCGCCACCGTGCCCTCGGCCGGGGTCAGCGACGGCCGGGCCTTCATTGTCGAGGTACTGATCACCTTCCTCCTGGTCTTCGTGGTCACCGCCGTCGCTACCGACACCCGCGTGCCAGCGGCCCTGGCCGCACCGTCCATCGGGTTCGCCCTTGTCGCTGCCGTCCTGATCGGTGGCGGTATCACCGGCGGAGCCGTCAACCCCGATCGGGCGCTCGGGCCGGCCATCATGGCCGGCACCTACGACTCCCTGTGGCTCTACGTCGTGGCCGACATCATCGGTGGCGTCGTCGCGGCCCTGCTCTATGTCCACGGCGTCGGCATAGCCACAGCCCCCACCGTCGAGGCAGCGGACGTGAGCCATGAGACCGAGAAGGGCGACTGGTCGGATGGGGACGAGGAGACCGGCGCGGGTAACCGAAACGTTCAGTCAGCAACGCACTGA
- a CDS encoding PRC and DUF2382 domain-containing protein, with the protein MSITENQLQDVIGQDVYSADGAKIGHAGQIFLDDVTGKPEWATVQTGLFGTKESFVPIATADLTSDGLRVPFDKDTVKAAPRVDAEGGHLSQDEEAELYRHYGMDYSDEQSDSGLPAAGTAPTSGRGDHDGDGVFDDVQGRTVGQDTSGLTTDDAMTRSEEQLKVGTKNVAAGKARLRKFVVTEQQTVTVPVTREEVRLEREPISQADQATMAKAMDGPAISEEEHELVLHEEQVVVTKEAVPVERVKLGVETVTEDQQVTEEVRKEQIESSTDLDRDPKTDPRH; encoded by the coding sequence ATGAGCATCACCGAGAACCAGCTGCAGGACGTCATCGGCCAGGACGTATACAGCGCCGACGGCGCCAAGATCGGCCACGCCGGGCAGATCTTCCTCGACGACGTCACCGGCAAGCCCGAGTGGGCCACGGTCCAGACCGGCCTGTTCGGCACCAAGGAGTCGTTCGTCCCGATCGCGACCGCGGACCTGACCTCGGACGGTCTTCGGGTGCCGTTCGACAAGGACACCGTCAAGGCCGCCCCGCGGGTCGACGCGGAGGGGGGCCACCTCTCGCAGGATGAGGAGGCCGAGCTGTACCGCCACTACGGCATGGACTACAGCGACGAGCAGTCCGACTCCGGTCTGCCCGCCGCCGGCACCGCCCCCACCTCGGGGCGCGGCGACCACGACGGCGACGGCGTCTTCGACGACGTGCAGGGCCGCACCGTCGGTCAGGACACCTCGGGTCTGACCACGGACGACGCGATGACCCGCTCGGAGGAGCAGCTCAAGGTCGGTACCAAGAACGTCGCGGCCGGCAAGGCCCGCCTGCGGAAGTTCGTCGTGACCGAGCAGCAGACCGTCACCGTCCCGGTGACCCGCGAGGAGGTCCGCCTCGAGCGGGAGCCGATCTCCCAGGCCGACCAGGCCACCATGGCCAAGGCCATGGACGGGCCGGCGATCTCCGAGGAGGAGCACGAGCTCGTGCTGCACGAGGAGCAGGTCGTCGTCACCAAGGAAGCCGTCCCCGTCGAGCGGGTCAAGCTGGGCGTCGAGACTGTTACCGAGGACCAGCAGGTCACCGAAGAGGTCCGCAAGGAGCAGATCGAGTCCAGCACCGACCTCGACCGCGACCCGAAGACCGACCCTCGGCACTGA